Proteins encoded in a region of the Rutidosis leptorrhynchoides isolate AG116_Rl617_1_P2 chromosome 9, CSIRO_AGI_Rlap_v1, whole genome shotgun sequence genome:
- the LOC139868727 gene encoding uncharacterized protein, with translation MTEASTGPSINTTACKELKRKSDDVGWKYAYLVNANNLQRVKCTLCGKEMSGGIHRLKEHIAGVRGNVQPCSKAKKVDKDKCQKALDVLDLKKKAKQHHDRYLREEVNIRRENPIDLDEMQESFGELKSQRSFGPMDKFTSVEKGKGKQTNLENAMRKEQLMRVKEYIARWVYECAIPFHAIETDSFKALLEAVGQFGSNAQPPSRYELGESLLKREMERTNNRLKLYEDEWAANGCSIMTDCWTDAKRRSIMNLCVNSKSGTVFLSSTESSDQSHTSEHIYDYVESFIQKVGPKNVVQVVTDNASNNMGAAKLLREKRPTIFWTSCGAHTINLMLEGIGKEQRYKSILDKARKITVFIYSHHRTLALMRQYTKKRDIVRPGVTRFASSFLTLQSLLDKKGQLRQMFASNEWEACKSSKTKVGGDVYKLVNDNKFWAGVTSCLSVFAPLVKILRMVDADWKPSMGFLHGELKKAIQEIKDALNNRKSLVKPIMDIILTKMDGRLDSSLHLAAYVLNPYYFYNDISVQNDEIANDAVVEVIERMFCDDFEMQKLIVLEELPIYKSKQGKFSRLLALKGCEKNDDKYDPGNTINKLVGKFWWASFGASTPNLRRVAIRILSLTTSSSGCERNWSTFEAVHTKKRNRLGPSKLNNLVYVQFNANLLDKNKRRRERGHDTLLSRNDASEAQDWILDEELIAEAQDVNEALPPRRSVRTRDLFEDFESESEVEEVNEEFEYESDGVEILEQNDATDFLLLMMPFHIFVVTSKSLAPTD, from the exons ATGACAGAAGCATCTACGGGACCATCGATTAACACTACGGCTTGTAAAGAACTCAAGAGAAAATCTGATGATGTTGGGTGGAAATATGCGTATTTGGTAAATGCAAACAATTTACAAAGAGTGAAATGTACACTATGTGGCAAGGAAATGTCGGGTGGTATACATAGACTGAAAGAACACATCGCGGGTGTAAGGGGAAATGTTCAACCATGTTCTAAAGCTAAAAAAGTAGATAAAGACAAATGTCAAAAAGCTCTTGATGTGCTAGACTTAAAAAAGAAAGCTAAACAACATCATGATAGATATTTGAGAGAGGAAGTAAACATTCGTAGGGAAAACCCGATTGACCTTGATGAGATGCAAGAATCGTTTGGAGAATTGAAGTCACAACGTTCTTTTGGTCCTATGGACAAGTTTACATCCGTTGAAAAGGGAAAGGGTAAACAAACTAATCTTGAGAATGctatgagaaaagaacaacttatgCGTGTGAAGGAGTACATTGCTAGGTGGGTTTATGAATGTGCGATTCCATTTCACGCTATTGAGACGGATAGTTTCAAAGCTTTATTGGAGGCGGTTGGTCAATTTGGATCTAATGCTCAACCTCCAAGTAGATATGAGTTGGGAGAATCTTTGTTAAAAAGGGAGATGGAAAGAACAAATAATCGTTTGAAGTTATATGAAGATGAATGGGCGGCAAATGGATGCTCGATCATGACGGATTGCTGGACTGATGCTAAAAGAAGGAGCATCATGAATTTATGTGTCAATTCAAAGTCGGGTACCGTTTTCCTCTCATCTACAGAATCTTCTGATCAGTCTCACACTAGCGAGCACATATATGATTATGTCGAGAGTTTTATTCAGAAAGTCGGTCCCAAAAATGTTGTCCAAGTTGTGACAGACAATGCCTCAAATAATATGGGAGCGGCAAAGTTGTTGAGGGAGAAACGACCTACAATATTTTGGACATCGTGTGGGGCGCACACTATTAATCTTATGCTTGAAG GTATTGGTAAGGAACAAAGGTATAAGTCTATACTTGATAAAGCAAGGAAAATAACAGTGTTCATTTACTCCCATCATAGAACGTTAGCTTTGATGCGGCAATACACGAAGAAAAGAGATATTGTGAGACCGGGAGTTACAAGGTTTGCTTCCTCTTTTCTTACTTTACAAAGTTTACTTGATAAGAAAGGGCAATTAAGACAAATGTTTGCGAGTAACGAATGGGAAGCATGTAAGTCATCAAAGACGAAGGTGGGGGGTGATGTTTATAAGTTGGTGAATGATAACAAATTTTGGGCCGGCGTGACAAGCTGCCTAAGTGTGTTTGCACCTTTAGTCAAAATTTTACGAATGGTAGATGCGGATTGGAAGCCTTCCATGGGTTTTCTACATGGTGAGCTCAAAAAGGCTATACAAGAAATAAAGGATGCCTTGAACAATAGAAAAAGTTTAGTTAAACCTATCATGGATATCATCTTAACTAAGATGGATGGTCGATTAGATTCAAGCCTACATTTGGCGGCTTATGTTTTGAacccttattatttttataatgatataAGTGTTCAAAATGATGAAATTGCGAATGATGCGGTTGTTGAGGTTATTGAGCGAATGTTTTGCGATGATTTTGAGATGCAAAAACTAATAGTGTTGGAGGAGTTGCCGATTTACAAAAGCAAACAAGGAAAATTTAGTCGGTTACTTGCACTCAAAGGATGTGAGAAGAACGATGATAAATATGATCCGGGTAATACAATTAA CAAGTTGGTGGGCAAGTTTTGGTGGGCAAGTTTTGGTGCCTCCACTCCTAATTTGAGACGGGTTGCTATAAGGATACTTTCCTTAACTACGAGCTCATCGGGTTGTGAGAGGAATTGGAGCACTTTTGAAGCA GTGCATACAAAAAAAAGAAATAGACTAGGGCCATCTAAGTTGAACAACCTTGTTTATGTTCAATTTAATGCAAATTTGTTGGATAAAAACAAAAGAAGGAGGGAGAGAGGACATGATACCCTATTATCGAGAAATGATGCAAGTGAGGCACAAGATTGGATTTTAGATGAAGAATTGATTGCGGAGGCACAAGATGTGAATGAAGCTTTACCACCTCGAAGAAGCGTGAGAACTCGGGATCTTTTCGAGGATTTTGAGTCGGAGAGTGAGGTGGAGGAAGTAAATGAAGAATTTGAATACGAGTCGGATGGAGTTGAAATCCTTGAACAA AATGATGCTACTGATTTTCTACTACTAATGATGCCATTTCATAT ATTTGTAGTAACTTCTAAATCTCTTGCACCTACTGATTAG